The following are from one region of the Clostridia bacterium genome:
- a CDS encoding EscE/YscE/SsaE family type III secretion system needle protein co-chaperone, with product MPGKNAKQQVQDVSSQLSTVKNTLTQALNSAEKPENKQQIQNSLNAVDNAINTTSTALTNYKD from the coding sequence ATGCCAGGAAAAAATGCAAAACAACAAGTTCAGGATGTTTCCAGCCAACTTAGCACTGTTAAAAATACATTAACTCAAGCCCTTAATTCTGCTGAAAAACCTGAAAACAAGCAACAGATTCAAAACAGCTTAAATGCAGTGGATAATGCAATTAATACAACAAGCACTGCACTTACAAATTATAAAGACTGA
- a CDS encoding SIMPL domain-containing protein (The SIMPL domain is named for its presence in mouse protein SIMPL (signalling molecule that associates with mouse pelle-like kinase). Bacterial member BP26, from Brucella, was shown to assemble into a channel-like structure, while YggE from E. coli has been associated with resistance to oxidative stress.): MYYNYYNPSLYAPKKGYLKVNGVGTVKAIPDTAIINLGVVTENLSLEAARRENAVKSTAVINMLTNMGVEKKQISTGAFSIDPLYDFIDGKQTFRGYRVSNLLTVTIKDIARAGEVIDKATFSGANRIDNISFILSDQAHYYDMALNLAIENALHKGSEIAAALDIEIDRVPCRIIEKSVGAPTYDTSLAKLSAPATPVMPGQIEITSIILVILGYK, from the coding sequence ATGTATTATAATTATTACAACCCAAGTTTGTATGCACCAAAAAAAGGTTATTTAAAGGTTAACGGAGTGGGCACGGTAAAAGCTATTCCAGATACAGCCATCATCAACCTGGGCGTTGTGACGGAAAACCTCAGTCTGGAAGCAGCACGAAGGGAAAATGCAGTGAAATCAACTGCAGTTATAAACATGCTCACTAATATGGGCGTTGAAAAAAAACAAATAAGCACAGGAGCCTTTTCTATTGATCCTTTATACGATTTCATTGACGGAAAGCAAACCTTCAGGGGATATCGTGTTTCTAACCTTCTAACTGTGACTATAAAAGATATTGCCCGAGCAGGAGAGGTTATAGACAAAGCCACCTTTTCAGGGGCCAACCGTATTGACAATATAAGCTTTATTCTGTCGGATCAAGCCCATTATTATGATATGGCTTTGAATCTGGCAATTGAGAATGCACTTCATAAAGGATCAGAAATTGCTGCCGCCCTGGATATTGAAATTGATAGGGTTCCCTGCAGAATAATAGAAAAGAGTGTAGGAGCACCTACTTATGATACCTCTCTGGCAAAGCTGTCCGCGCCAGCTACACCCGTAATGCCCGGCCAAATAGAAATCACTTCAATAATTTTGGTTATACTTGGATATAAATGA
- a CDS encoding exodeoxyribonuclease III, with translation MKLISWNVNGLRACAQKGFLEYFKEVDADIFCIQESKLQEGQIDLKLEGYHKYWNYAEKKGYSGVAVFSRIEPISCTYGINKEEHDKEGRVITLEFEDFYFVVVYTPNSKQELERLEYRMQWEDEFRSHLKALDKLKPVVVCGDVNVAHKEIDLKNPNSNRRNAGFTDEERNKFTELLEAGFIDTYRYFNPDKQGAYTWWSYRFNSRANNTGWRIDYFCISERLADRLVSADIHPQVQGSDHCPIELVMK, from the coding sequence ATGAAGCTGATTTCATGGAATGTAAACGGTCTTAGAGCTTGTGCACAAAAGGGGTTTTTGGAATACTTCAAAGAAGTGGATGCTGATATTTTCTGCATTCAAGAGAGCAAGCTGCAAGAGGGACAGATAGATTTGAAGCTGGAAGGTTATCATAAGTACTGGAATTATGCGGAGAAAAAAGGCTATTCCGGGGTCGCAGTGTTCAGCAGAATTGAGCCGATAAGCTGCACCTATGGAATAAACAAGGAAGAGCATGACAAGGAAGGAAGAGTCATTACTCTGGAGTTTGAAGACTTTTATTTCGTTGTTGTATATACTCCCAACTCTAAACAGGAGCTGGAAAGGCTGGAATATAGGATGCAGTGGGAGGATGAGTTCAGAAGCCATCTCAAGGCTTTGGACAAATTGAAGCCTGTTGTGGTTTGCGGGGACGTGAATGTAGCACATAAGGAAATAGATTTGAAGAACCCCAACAGCAACAGGAGAAATGCAGGGTTTACCGACGAGGAAAGGAACAAGTTCACCGAACTGCTGGAAGCAGGATTTATAGATACTTATCGCTATTTCAATCCTGACAAGCAAGGCGCTTATACATGGTGGTCCTATCGCTTCAATTCAAGAGCCAACAACACAGGGTGGCGCATAGATTATTTCTGCATCTCTGAAAGGCTGGCTGACAGGCTGGTCAGCGCAGACATCCATCCACAGGTGCAGGGGTCGGATCACTGCCCGATAGAGTTGGTTATGAAATAG
- a CDS encoding YmaF family protein produces the protein MPKKRHEEKCEYTEEAQTHNHEFLGSTKLASENGEEIHNHRFAGVTSEVIFVPGGHVHTFMTDTDFFDHLHGVGGTTGLQILVGGGKHVHFATGTTTFDDGHDHDFQFATLIDAPLV, from the coding sequence ATGCCAAAGAAAAGACACGAAGAAAAATGCGAATATACCGAGGAAGCCCAGACCCATAATCATGAATTCCTGGGAAGCACAAAACTTGCTTCAGAAAACGGTGAGGAAATCCATAACCACAGATTTGCAGGAGTCACCAGCGAAGTGATATTTGTACCAGGTGGACATGTACACACCTTTATGACCGATACAGACTTCTTCGACCATCTTCACGGGGTAGGAGGAACAACCGGCCTCCAAATTCTAGTCGGTGGTGGAAAGCATGTACACTTCGCCACCGGTACGACTACGTTTGACGACGGTCACGACCATGACTTCCAGTTTGCCACACTTATAGACGCCCCGCTTGTATAG